One genomic window of Campylobacter curvus includes the following:
- the ribH gene encoding 6,7-dimethyl-8-ribityllumazine synthase, whose amino-acid sequence MKIIEGKLALSGKEKVAIINARFNHIVTDRLVEGARDAFLRHGGDEANLSLILVPGAFEIPMALEKALASGKFDAVCCVGAVIRGSTPHFDYVSAETTKGIANVTLKYGKPVSFGVLTVDNIEQAIERAGSKAGNKGFEAMTGVIEMLNLYKNLGA is encoded by the coding sequence ATGAAAATAATCGAAGGAAAATTAGCCCTTAGCGGCAAGGAAAAGGTCGCGATCATCAATGCGCGCTTCAACCACATCGTTACCGATCGTCTCGTCGAGGGTGCGCGAGATGCGTTTTTGCGCCACGGCGGAGATGAGGCGAATTTAAGCCTCATTTTAGTGCCTGGTGCATTCGAGATACCGATGGCTTTGGAAAAGGCGCTCGCCAGTGGTAAATTTGACGCCGTTTGCTGCGTGGGTGCGGTCATCAGAGGTTCGACGCCGCACTTTGACTACGTCTCGGCCGAGACTACGAAGGGCATCGCAAACGTAACGCTAAAATACGGCAAACCCGTAAGCTTTGGGGTGCTAACGGTCGATAACATCGAGCAAGCCATCGAGCGAGCGGGTAGCAAGGCAGGAAACAAGGGCTTTGAGGCAATGACAGGCGTCATCGAGATGCTAAATTTATATAAAAATTTAGGAGCGTGA
- the pyrF gene encoding orotidine-5'-phosphate decarboxylase: protein MKLCVALDMASKEANLALARELVGLDVWLKVGLRAYLRDGAKFIEELKGVADFRVFLDLKLYDIPNTMADAAEVIAKVGADMINLHASSGARAMRTVMSRLNALPSRPLVLAVSALTSFDESEFSAVYNENLAAAVRKFSVMSYEAGLDGMVCSVLESRLIKNATSADFLTLTPGVRPFGESANDQKRVADLNAAKKQGSDFIVVGRPIYESIEPREICERILEKI from the coding sequence GTGAAGCTCTGCGTGGCGCTTGATATGGCAAGCAAGGAGGCGAATTTAGCTCTCGCGCGCGAGCTAGTCGGGCTTGACGTGTGGCTAAAAGTCGGACTCCGCGCGTATCTAAGAGACGGGGCGAAATTTATCGAAGAGTTAAAAGGCGTGGCGGATTTTAGGGTTTTTCTTGACCTTAAACTCTACGACATACCAAACACGATGGCGGACGCAGCCGAGGTCATCGCCAAGGTCGGCGCTGATATGATAAATCTGCACGCAAGTAGCGGTGCGCGCGCGATGCGGACTGTGATGTCACGGCTAAATGCGCTGCCGTCGCGCCCTTTGGTGCTGGCGGTCTCGGCGCTGACAAGCTTTGACGAGAGCGAATTTAGCGCGGTTTATAATGAAAATTTAGCTGCTGCCGTGCGTAAATTTAGCGTGATGAGCTATGAGGCGGGGCTTGACGGGATGGTCTGCTCGGTGCTTGAAAGCCGCTTGATAAAGAACGCGACGAGTGCGGACTTTCTCACCTTGACGCCCGGTGTGCGTCCTTTTGGCGAGAGCGCGAACGATCAAAAGCGAGTGGCTGATTTGAACGCGGCGAAGAAGCAGGGCAGCGACTTTATCGTGGTCGGACGCCCGATATATGAAAGCATTGAGCCACGTGAAATTTGCGAGCGGATACTGGAGAAAATTTAG
- a CDS encoding CDP-alcohol phosphatidyltransferase family protein: MSIYELKPRFQNLLRPLTKRLFDAHITANQVTIFACMLSLLLGSFLYAFSEISALFILLPIWMFLRMALNAIDGMLAREFNQKSRLGGYLNELTDVISDAALYLPFAFVPGLDTYVVLIIIWLAGLSEFAGVLGQIHGNSRRYDGPMGKSDRAFVFGLLGTIYAFLGYLPQWMNWCLLAVAILLVMTCINRVRSGLK; this comes from the coding sequence ATGAGTATCTATGAGCTAAAACCAAGATTTCAAAACCTGCTTCGCCCATTGACAAAGCGCCTTTTTGACGCACACATAACGGCAAATCAAGTCACTATTTTTGCCTGCATGCTATCTCTTCTGCTCGGCTCATTTTTGTATGCTTTCAGTGAAATTTCAGCACTTTTTATCTTGCTTCCGATCTGGATGTTTTTAAGGATGGCACTAAACGCCATAGATGGCATGCTTGCGCGAGAATTTAACCAAAAATCAAGGCTTGGCGGCTATCTAAACGAACTGACCGACGTCATCTCGGACGCTGCGCTTTATCTGCCGTTTGCATTTGTGCCCGGGCTAGATACATACGTCGTTTTGATCATCATTTGGCTCGCTGGGCTAAGCGAATTTGCAGGAGTGCTCGGGCAGATCCATGGAAATTCCAGACGCTACGACGGACCGATGGGTAAAAGCGATAGGGCTTTTGTATTTGGGCTTCTTGGCACGATATACGCATTTTTGGGCTATTTGCCACAGTGGATGAACTGGTGTTTGTTGGCGGTCGCGATCTTGCTGGTGATGACTTGCATAAACCGCGTAAGATCGGGGCTAAAATAA
- a CDS encoding DMT family transporter: MQNRGFLFVFLGALAECGWAYGLKHAGSNLEYFLTGVMVCVSFYMFILGFKRLDTSVAYTLFVGLGTFFLVVVEAASELYHGGSVNLWRLFFIATLIVGVLGIKGAKS; encoded by the coding sequence TTGCAAAATAGGGGCTTTTTGTTCGTATTTTTGGGCGCGCTGGCGGAGTGTGGCTGGGCTTACGGCTTAAAGCATGCGGGGTCAAATTTGGAGTATTTTTTGACCGGCGTGATGGTTTGCGTGAGCTTTTATATGTTTATTTTGGGCTTCAAGCGGCTTGATACGAGCGTGGCATACACGCTATTTGTCGGGCTTGGGACGTTCTTTTTGGTCGTGGTCGAGGCTGCGAGCGAGCTATATCACGGCGGGAGCGTAAATTTATGGCGGCTATTTTTCATCGCGACCCTTATCGTCGGGGTTTTAGGCATAAAAGGGGCGAAGTCATGA
- the nusB gene encoding transcription antitermination factor NusB gives MATRHQVRQAVVSLLYAHEMGSEMNEFKDEFLEEKKIRNERKMQALETFDAICLKKGELDEILKPYLKEKDIERIGIVELAILRLGVYEMKFTDTDKAVIINEAIELAKELGGDSAPKFINGVLDALKGEM, from the coding sequence ATGGCGACGCGTCATCAGGTCAGGCAAGCCGTAGTTTCGCTACTTTATGCACATGAGATGGGTAGCGAGATGAACGAATTCAAGGATGAGTTTTTAGAGGAGAAAAAGATAAGAAACGAGCGTAAAATGCAGGCGCTCGAGACCTTTGACGCTATTTGCTTGAAAAAAGGCGAGCTTGATGAAATTTTAAAGCCGTATCTAAAGGAAAAGGATATCGAGAGGATCGGTATAGTCGAGCTTGCGATCTTACGTCTTGGTGTGTATGAGATGAAATTTACGGACACCGACAAAGCCGTCATCATCAACGAAGCTATCGAGCTTGCAAAGGAGCTTGGCGGCGACTCTGCGCCAAAATTTATAAACGGTGTGCTCGATGCGCTAAAAGGCGAGATGTGA
- a CDS encoding helix-hairpin-helix domain-containing protein, whose translation MSDLRQIPYVGKATEDDLLALGYTDIASLKGADADELYECTKALGRGSDRCILYMYRMICYYANTPDPDVSKLKWWLWKD comes from the coding sequence ATGAGCGATCTTAGGCAAATTCCTTATGTTGGCAAGGCGACTGAGGACGATCTGCTTGCACTTGGCTACACCGACATCGCCTCTTTAAAAGGAGCAGATGCGGACGAGCTATATGAGTGCACAAAGGCACTCGGGCGAGGCAGTGACAGGTGCATTTTATATATGTATCGCATGATTTGCTACTACGCGAACACGCCGGACCCGGACGTTAGCAAGCTGAAATGGTGGCTTTGGAAGGACTAG
- a CDS encoding phospholipase D-like domain-containing protein, with protein sequence MAKQKNKTSSSENFTPDIQMLTHKYSDYYENFVMYDAKEIVYPIYKVKVEYQITKELEIHPIIIGILKIINYLQTIKKDRYKLLKEITQMDSDILDSILGDFNTRGYLKFDLLNNEIMLTNNGLEALKKEREKVKETAISYIAMDGVLGQILGIYKSSKDILLEHKSSKDVFEFKPNFKAMPRIKELDSEFSDEKTLRQVLVECLKGVDEDENKNYEIDEILSIEASKFFKKYFCLFYKNSQSDERLLVIDNKYEEDNEATRLFDKLIQEQAFSDNIDTKAKQYQENKQKFEDITPEVIQKQLDEICLENGTTIQATEHKRYFKYILNNAKKEIYIQSPWIRNEILQIYKQDIQNALKRGVKITIKYGLKPRNRFDKVGIDEKSQEYFNSLDKKMFKLIKGHDHSKIIICDDDFMIIGSFNWLSYAGEKDAKEARGETSSINLNKNSIEKEKSKFIN encoded by the coding sequence GTGGCAAAACAAAAAAATAAAACGAGTAGTAGTGAAAATTTTACACCAGATATACAGATGCTTACTCACAAATATAGCGATTACTATGAAAATTTTGTGATGTATGATGCAAAAGAAATAGTTTATCCTATATATAAGGTAAAAGTCGAGTACCAAATCACAAAAGAATTAGAAATTCATCCAATTATCATTGGGATTTTAAAAATTATCAATTATCTACAAACCATAAAAAAAGATAGATATAAGCTTTTAAAAGAGATCACACAAATGGATAGCGATATATTAGATAGTATTTTGGGCGATTTTAATACGAGGGGATACCTGAAATTTGACTTGCTAAACAATGAAATAATGCTAACAAATAATGGTCTTGAAGCATTAAAAAAGGAGAGGGAAAAAGTAAAAGAAACAGCTATATCATATATTGCTATGGATGGGGTTTTGGGTCAAATTTTAGGTATTTATAAAAGCTCAAAAGATATATTGCTAGAACATAAATCTAGTAAAGATGTATTTGAATTTAAGCCAAATTTTAAAGCAATGCCTAGGATAAAAGAGCTTGATAGCGAATTTAGTGATGAAAAGACTTTAAGACAGGTTTTGGTCGAGTGTTTAAAAGGGGTTGATGAAGATGAAAACAAAAACTATGAAATAGATGAAATTTTATCCATAGAAGCAAGTAAATTTTTCAAAAAATATTTTTGTCTTTTTTATAAAAATAGCCAAAGTGATGAAAGACTTTTAGTCATAGATAATAAATACGAAGAAGACAATGAGGCTACCAGGCTTTTTGACAAACTTATACAAGAACAAGCATTTAGTGATAATATCGATACAAAAGCCAAGCAGTATCAAGAAAATAAACAAAAATTTGAAGATATAACGCCTGAGGTGATACAAAAGCAACTAGATGAAATATGCCTTGAAAACGGCACAACGATACAAGCTACCGAGCACAAAAGATACTTTAAGTATATTTTAAATAATGCAAAAAAAGAAATTTACATCCAATCTCCTTGGATAAGAAATGAAATTTTACAAATTTATAAACAAGATATACAAAATGCCTTAAAAAGAGGTGTCAAAATCACTATAAAATACGGACTAAAACCTAGAAATCGTTTCGATAAAGTCGGCATAGATGAAAAATCACAAGAGTATTTTAATAGTCTTGATAAAAAAATGTTTAAACTAATAAAAGGTCATGACCATAGTAAAATTATCATTTGCGATGATGATTTTATGATAATAGGTAGCTTTAACTGGCTTAGTTACGCAGGTGAAAAAGATGCAAAAGAAGCAAGGGGTGAGACATCAAGTATAAATTTAAACAAAAATTCCATTGAAAAAGAGAAATCAAAATTTATAAACTAA
- a CDS encoding AAA domain-containing protein: MQNKILGKYTILNSYEKGKILTRYNNELYIIESVQKDEQNAFCSYTAQNLSSVLHKNISNILVEEDERCFYLIKRKYEDIEKLDADFSKDRLSLIKCYQQIILAISYIHQKDFYHGNINPENILVDCTNNVYLLDFGKSYLYSLLKKDCDKRFYAPEQLEQNETSKESDIYSFGLCMLKLIVDSYEDFDFFEIYTSPKDLEKLFQKIYDDYELDELENELFIIAKGMVAIKPENRTSLQEVSKKLKDLLKKYQAIRTFEIKLNDNVVDRYKEEYDVDLYDVANHIEEKLANQKTFWSFGKDKNGREEIKIAINNMLFCCSARNDDKPYLFCFKILDNQRLTEELYRHGVETNDDFTISHQYGRASKECDDVREFIDELKEKFKHKQLLDKQLEIDKKSIATEEELLEAEYKAIQEKKNTKFAILKEINKGKDEINFELIDDENDDETKDDDNFLNLNDNDSNNANDEKYKNFKQGQKVIMEAQRHDISLSGEVVCYKPDIKILTIKMDKYETNNFKKDNKYKISYDYQVEEIIWNKRNKALEALKSSMVVIPNLIRKINSPNEFIKNDLIDILKWSNEKLDENQKQAVVKSLSLGDGCEILLIQGPPGTGKTTTITEIVSQILQTKKHSKILVSSQSNQAVDNVLEKICKDEDKILRIGNDASKMSKEAQKFMPEKVLNKLISQNLKRIKENSIIHEDKNIQKELIKLQEDFTKRLQSITSKLATKKDTKESELATLFLKNIRLIFGTLIGISSWQNFKEMAFDIAIVDEAGRATLSELLVPCIKAKTIVLVGDHKQLAPVIDDDVIEKVDNKDEAKISFFQRFFERLEKVDRENLKHILTYNYRSERKICELYSNAFYEGELIVSDDINKYKQHEISFFKSSVVWLDTVNLNDKEDEQKGTGKINRCNAKYIKNTIGLIYDNILKNNLNYDIGIITPYKAQKELLDNTIRKSDFDKIKIDIGTVDSFQGSDRDIIIYDCVRSSKSKAKRGQKIDFIADEKRLNVSLSRAKKLLIIIGDMEFLYTASVSGEENPFISIINHIKGNEGYEIINLGKNSGKTKK; encoded by the coding sequence ATGCAGAATAAAATTTTAGGTAAATATACCATCTTAAATTCTTATGAAAAGGGTAAAATTCTTACAAGATATAACAATGAATTATACATAATAGAGTCAGTGCAAAAAGATGAGCAAAATGCATTTTGCTCATATACAGCACAAAATTTATCTTCTGTTTTACATAAAAATATCAGCAATATACTAGTAGAAGAAGATGAAAGATGTTTTTATCTAATAAAAAGAAAATATGAAGATATTGAAAAACTTGATGCTGACTTTTCTAAAGATCGCCTTAGTCTTATAAAATGCTACCAACAAATCATTTTGGCGATAAGTTACATACACCAAAAAGATTTTTATCATGGCAACATAAATCCTGAAAATATTTTAGTTGATTGCACGAACAATGTGTATTTGCTTGATTTTGGCAAAAGCTATTTGTATTCATTGCTTAAAAAAGATTGTGATAAAAGATTTTACGCACCAGAGCAACTCGAACAAAATGAGACATCCAAAGAAAGTGATATATATTCTTTTGGGCTTTGTATGTTAAAGCTTATAGTTGATAGCTATGAGGATTTTGATTTTTTTGAAATTTATACAAGCCCGAAAGATTTAGAAAAATTATTTCAAAAAATATATGATGACTATGAACTTGATGAATTAGAAAATGAACTTTTTATAATAGCAAAAGGCATGGTCGCCATAAAGCCTGAAAATAGAACTTCACTGCAAGAAGTTTCAAAAAAATTAAAAGATTTATTAAAAAAGTATCAAGCAATAAGAACATTTGAGATAAAGCTTAATGATAATGTTGTAGATAGATATAAAGAGGAATATGATGTTGATTTATATGATGTGGCAAACCACATAGAAGAAAAACTAGCTAATCAAAAGACTTTTTGGAGTTTTGGCAAGGATAAGAATGGGCGAGAAGAGATAAAGATAGCTATTAACAATATGCTATTTTGTTGCTCGGCACGAAACGACGATAAGCCATATCTATTTTGCTTTAAAATTTTAGATAATCAAAGGCTAACAGAAGAGCTTTATCGACACGGTGTTGAGACAAATGATGACTTCACAATATCACATCAGTATGGTAGAGCTAGTAAAGAGTGCGATGATGTAAGAGAATTTATAGATGAGCTTAAAGAAAAATTTAAACATAAACAACTATTAGATAAGCAATTAGAAATAGATAAAAAATCAATAGCCACCGAGGAAGAACTTTTGGAAGCTGAATATAAAGCCATACAAGAAAAGAAAAATACAAAATTTGCAATATTAAAAGAGATAAACAAAGGCAAAGATGAGATAAATTTTGAGCTTATAGATGATGAAAATGACGATGAGACAAAAGATGATGATAACTTTTTAAATTTAAACGACAATGACAGCAATAATGCAAATGATGAAAAATATAAAAATTTCAAACAAGGTCAAAAAGTTATTATGGAGGCTCAAAGACACGACATATCGCTAAGTGGCGAGGTTGTCTGCTACAAACCCGATATAAAAATACTAACCATTAAAATGGATAAATATGAAACAAATAACTTCAAAAAAGACAATAAATATAAAATAAGCTATGACTATCAAGTAGAAGAGATCATTTGGAACAAAAGAAATAAGGCACTTGAAGCTTTAAAAAGCTCTATGGTCGTAATACCAAATTTAATAAGAAAAATAAATTCTCCGAACGAATTTATAAAAAATGATCTTATTGATATTTTAAAATGGAGCAATGAAAAGTTAGATGAAAATCAAAAGCAAGCTGTTGTAAAAAGCCTAAGTTTAGGCGATGGTTGCGAAATTTTATTGATACAAGGACCTCCTGGAACCGGCAAAACAACAACTATTACAGAGATAGTAAGTCAAATTTTACAAACCAAAAAACATAGCAAAATTTTAGTCTCATCTCAAAGCAATCAAGCTGTCGATAATGTCTTGGAAAAAATTTGCAAAGATGAAGATAAAATCCTAAGAATAGGAAATGATGCTAGCAAAATGAGCAAAGAAGCTCAAAAATTTATGCCTGAAAAAGTTTTAAATAAATTAATCAGCCAAAATTTAAAAAGGATAAAAGAAAATAGCATAATACACGAAGATAAAAACATACAAAAAGAGTTAATAAAACTGCAAGAAGATTTTACAAAAAGATTGCAAAGTATTACTTCAAAATTAGCTACCAAAAAAGATACAAAAGAAAGCGAACTCGCAACTCTTTTTTTAAAAAATATTAGACTGATTTTTGGAACATTGATAGGAATTTCATCTTGGCAAAATTTTAAAGAGATGGCTTTTGATATAGCAATAGTCGATGAAGCAGGTAGAGCCACTCTAAGCGAACTTTTGGTGCCTTGCATAAAAGCAAAAACCATTGTGTTAGTTGGAGACCATAAGCAACTTGCTCCTGTTATAGATGATGACGTGATAGAAAAAGTAGATAATAAAGATGAGGCTAAGATTTCATTTTTCCAAAGATTTTTTGAGCGTTTAGAAAAAGTAGATAGAGAAAATTTAAAACATATTTTAACTTATAATTATCGCTCCGAAAGAAAAATTTGCGAACTTTATAGTAACGCATTTTATGAAGGAGAGCTTATAGTAAGTGATGATATAAATAAATATAAACAACATGAAATATCATTTTTTAAATCAAGCGTAGTTTGGCTAGATACTGTAAATTTAAACGATAAAGAAGATGAACAAAAAGGAACTGGAAAGATAAATCGGTGCAATGCAAAATATATAAAAAATACCATAGGATTAATCTATGATAATATTCTAAAAAATAATTTAAATTATGATATAGGCATAATAACTCCATATAAAGCACAAAAAGAGCTACTTGATAACACAATACGAAAGAGTGATTTTGATAAGATAAAGATAGACATAGGCACGGTTGATAGCTTTCAAGGAAGCGATAGAGATATAATCATTTACGACTGCGTAAGATCGTCAAAAAGTAAAGCAAAAAGGGGTCAAAAGATAGATTTTATAGCAGATGAAAAAAGGCTAAATGTATCTTTATCAAGAGCTAAAAAGCTTTTGATAATTATCGGAGATATGGAGTTTTTATATACCGCAAGTGTAAGTGGTGAAGAAAATCCTTTTATAAGTATAATAAACCATATAAAAGGTAATGAAGGATATGAAATAATAAATTTAGGAAAAAACAGTGGCAAAACAAAAAAATAA
- a CDS encoding lysophospholipid acyltransferase family protein yields the protein MFKEVMSKILDFILCNITIFITGIRPQNLKNLNDFTPKIYYANHTSHGDFLLLFVSMPYALRKKIRPVAGADYWSRGKIRPFLAKNVFNMLLIGRNSHDPLTFIEQMSEALKTHSLIIFPEGTRKMNDDLLLQPFKSGIYHLAKQNPNVKLVPIWINNMHNVLPKGFFVPIPLLCELCVGEEFSYEAQDRAQFLKDAASRLLALKKDAR from the coding sequence GTGTTTAAAGAGGTGATGAGTAAAATTTTAGACTTCATCTTGTGCAATATCACTATTTTCATCACCGGTATCCGCCCTCAAAATTTAAAAAATTTGAATGATTTCACGCCTAAAATTTACTACGCAAACCACACTAGCCACGGCGATTTTTTGCTTTTATTCGTATCGATGCCTTATGCACTTAGAAAAAAGATCCGCCCGGTTGCGGGGGCTGATTATTGGAGTAGGGGCAAGATCCGCCCGTTTTTGGCTAAAAATGTCTTTAACATGCTGCTTATCGGGCGAAATTCACACGATCCGCTTACGTTTATAGAGCAGATGAGCGAGGCTTTAAAGACGCACTCTCTCATTATTTTTCCCGAGGGCACGCGCAAAATGAACGACGATCTGCTGCTTCAGCCCTTTAAAAGCGGCATCTATCATTTAGCAAAACAAAATCCTAACGTAAAGCTCGTGCCTATCTGGATAAACAATATGCACAATGTCCTACCAAAGGGCTTTTTCGTGCCTATCCCGCTTCTTTGCGAGCTGTGCGTAGGAGAGGAATTTAGCTACGAGGCGCAGGACAGGGCACAGTTTCTAAAAGATGCCGCTTCGAGGCTTTTGGCGCTCAAAAAGGATGCTAGATGA
- a CDS encoding phosphatidate cytidylyltransferase yields MTTNESIFTLFLWLIVLLIIASSVAFVLKKRAAPSATIDNLVSRINAWWVMILVVLAFVFLGKNALILLFFIVSFAALREFLSLVYIRRGDHIALVACFYVILPLQYIFIFMDWYSMAMIFIPVYGFLFLPILSALCGDAAYFLERSTKIQWALMICVFCISHVPALLILDIKGFEGRNVLLMLFLILIVQSSDVLQYIWGKLLGKRKIAPSISPSKTVTGFVGGVLSASVLASFLHFITPFSAVQAFFIGLIICLMGFLGGLVMSAIKRDLRVKDWGDIISGHGGMLDRMDSLCFSAPIFFHIVRYFWC; encoded by the coding sequence ATGACGACAAACGAGAGTATTTTCACGCTTTTTTTGTGGCTTATAGTTTTGCTCATCATCGCTTCAAGCGTGGCTTTCGTGCTTAAAAAAAGAGCCGCTCCAAGCGCCACGATCGATAATCTCGTATCGCGCATAAATGCGTGGTGGGTGATGATACTTGTGGTACTTGCCTTTGTCTTTTTGGGCAAAAATGCGCTTATATTGCTCTTTTTCATCGTTTCATTTGCGGCTTTGAGGGAATTTTTATCTCTCGTTTATATCCGCAGAGGCGATCATATAGCTCTTGTCGCCTGCTTTTACGTCATTTTGCCGCTACAATACATCTTTATTTTCATGGACTGGTACTCGATGGCGATGATCTTCATACCGGTTTATGGCTTTTTGTTTTTACCGATCCTGTCGGCACTTTGCGGCGATGCGGCGTATTTTTTGGAGCGCTCGACTAAAATTCAGTGGGCGCTCATGATATGTGTCTTTTGTATCTCTCACGTCCCGGCGCTTTTGATACTTGATATCAAGGGCTTTGAGGGCAGAAACGTCCTGCTCATGCTCTTTTTGATACTGATCGTTCAAAGTAGCGATGTGCTTCAGTATATCTGGGGCAAACTACTTGGCAAGCGTAAGATCGCTCCGAGCATCAGTCCCTCAAAAACGGTAACCGGCTTTGTAGGCGGCGTCTTGAGCGCTAGCGTGCTGGCATCGTTCTTGCATTTTATCACGCCATTTAGCGCAGTGCAGGCGTTTTTCATCGGGCTAATCATCTGCTTGATGGGATTTTTGGGCGGGCTTGTGATGTCGGCTATCAAAAGAGATCTGCGTGTGAAGGACTGGGGCGACATCATCAGCGGACACGGAGGGATGCTAGATCGCATGGATTCGCTTTGTTTTTCGGCGCCGATATTTTTTCATATCGTTCGGTATTTTTGGTGCTGA
- a CDS encoding DMT family transporter — protein MLHRFLMRHLGVYYMLIACFMFAVTGAFAKYLSKDMPSIEVVFFRNLIGLVMIVYALYKKPAKQTGGHPWLLMFRGFVGTMALFAFFYNVAHISLGAAFTFSKTSPIFTAILAAIVFKERLSSLGWFAIFLGFGGILFIIQPNLGISKTDIIGIWSGLGAALAYTSVRELKKSYDTNIIVLSFMGWGTILPLIFMGLAEKFSYEPLDFLLSKFVLPNLSNVLLIVLMGITGLYFQINMTKAYAASRKAGTVAAVSYADVIFTIIIGTAMGDALPNAAAFFGIMLVILSGILVVREKR, from the coding sequence TTGCTGCATAGGTTTTTGATGCGTCATCTTGGCGTTTATTATATGCTCATTGCGTGTTTTATGTTTGCCGTCACCGGGGCGTTTGCAAAGTATTTGAGCAAAGATATGCCGTCTATTGAGGTCGTATTTTTTAGAAATTTGATCGGCCTTGTGATGATAGTCTATGCGCTTTATAAAAAGCCGGCAAAGCAAACAGGCGGCCATCCGTGGCTTTTGATGTTTCGCGGCTTTGTCGGGACGATGGCGCTTTTTGCGTTTTTTTATAATGTCGCTCACATCAGCCTTGGTGCGGCATTTACTTTTTCAAAAACGAGTCCGATCTTTACGGCGATCTTGGCCGCGATCGTTTTTAAGGAGAGGCTTAGCTCGCTTGGCTGGTTTGCGATCTTTCTAGGCTTTGGCGGCATTTTGTTTATCATACAGCCAAATTTAGGCATCTCAAAAACCGACATCATCGGCATCTGGAGCGGCCTGGGAGCGGCACTTGCCTATACGAGCGTGCGTGAGCTGAAAAAGAGCTACGACACTAACATCATCGTGCTTAGCTTTATGGGCTGGGGCACGATTTTACCGCTTATTTTCATGGGGTTGGCAGAAAAATTTAGCTACGAACCGCTTGATTTTTTGCTATCGAAATTCGTCCTTCCAAACCTCTCAAATGTCTTACTCATCGTGTTAATGGGTATCACCGGGCTATATTTTCAGATCAATATGACCAAAGCTTACGCTGCTTCAAGAAAGGCCGGGACAGTCGCCGCAGTCAGCTACGCGGACGTCATTTTCACGATCATCATCGGCACGGCGATGGGTGATGCGCTACCGAATGCTGCGGCGTTTTTTGGTATAATGCTCGTTATTTTAAGCGGAATTTTAGTGGTAAGGGAGAAAAGATAA
- the kdsA gene encoding 3-deoxy-8-phosphooctulonate synthase, whose protein sequence is MILIAGPCVIESEKLVFDVAKRLVKFNEDARIDFYFKSSFDKANRTSISSFRGPGLEKGCEILAKVKKEFGFKILTDIHESYQAAPVGEVADVLQIPAFLCRQTDLLVAAARTKAIVNIKKGQFLAASAMKHSVKKVLETRGVSSDGYELARQNGVWLTERGSTFGYGNLVVDMRNLVLMREFAPVIFDATHSVQMPSALGEKSGGDAKFVPYLARAAAAVGVDGFFYETHVNPCEALCDGPNMLNLDELDANINEIFRIQEALNFAK, encoded by the coding sequence ATGATCTTAATAGCAGGTCCATGCGTCATCGAGAGCGAGAAGCTCGTATTTGACGTGGCAAAAAGGCTCGTTAAATTTAACGAGGACGCGCGGATAGATTTTTATTTCAAATCAAGCTTTGATAAGGCAAATCGCACGAGTATCAGCTCATTTCGGGGTCCGGGGCTTGAAAAAGGCTGCGAAATTTTAGCCAAGGTAAAAAAGGAATTTGGCTTTAAAATTTTGACCGACATCCATGAGAGCTACCAGGCTGCGCCCGTGGGCGAGGTCGCTGACGTACTGCAAATCCCCGCCTTTTTATGCCGTCAGACCGATCTGCTCGTGGCGGCTGCGAGGACAAAGGCGATAGTAAATATCAAAAAAGGGCAGTTTTTAGCCGCCAGCGCTATGAAGCACTCGGTTAAAAAAGTGCTTGAAACCAGGGGCGTTAGCAGCGATGGCTACGAGCTCGCGCGGCAAAACGGCGTGTGGCTGACCGAGCGCGGCAGCACCTTTGGTTATGGCAATCTCGTCGTCGATATGCGAAATTTGGTGCTTATGCGCGAATTTGCGCCGGTGATATTCGACGCGACGCACAGCGTACAGATGCCCTCAGCCCTTGGCGAGAAAAGCGGCGGAGACGCAAAATTCGTGCCATATCTTGCACGAGCAGCAGCGGCTGTGGGCGTGGATGGCTTTTTTTACGAGACGCATGTCAATCCTTGCGAGGCGCTTTGCGACGGACCGAATATGCTAAATTTAGACGAGCTAGATGCAAATATAAATGAAATTTTTAGGATACAAGAGGCGCTAAATTTTGCAAAATAG